Proteins from a genomic interval of Methanohalophilus levihalophilus:
- a CDS encoding cobyric acid synthase — MMADTFPKHLLILGTASHVGKSAIVTGLCRIFSEKYTVAPFKAQNMSLNSWITKDGKEIGIAQAIQAMAARVEPTADMNPVLLKPKGDRVSQVIVLGEPFADKSAGAYYDSIDEMHEILQGSLDRLGDKYELVIMEGAGGAAEINLYDRDIVNIGSARLTNAPIVLVGDIERGGVFASLYGTVALLPEDVKKQVKGFIINKFRGDEAILQPGIEELEKITGIPVLGVFPYSKLGIPSEDSVSIDDKTASSEKLYDVDIAIIRLPRISNFTDFEPLERVANVRYVDLDEKLGTPDAVIIPGTKNTISDLLDLQSSGMSAQIKALHGKAPVIGICGGYQMLGNNIKDAGIEGDKDAVYEGLGLLDIETVFGEYRKTTVQVTKEVNCGSPLFDSICGEDVHGYEIHMGESSSSSPLFGDDGCIGSDGTVIGTYLHGLFANRNVRKAFISYILSKKGLEFEEEDMESDPYEDLADILRTHLDMEKVYDLLSLEPR; from the coding sequence ATGATGGCTGATACATTTCCTAAACATTTATTAATTCTCGGGACAGCATCCCATGTTGGCAAAAGTGCAATAGTTACAGGCCTTTGCCGGATCTTTTCTGAAAAATACACAGTTGCTCCCTTTAAAGCCCAGAACATGAGCCTGAATTCCTGGATCACAAAGGATGGTAAAGAGATAGGTATTGCGCAGGCTATCCAGGCCATGGCAGCACGTGTGGAACCGACTGCAGATATGAATCCTGTTCTGCTTAAACCAAAAGGTGACCGGGTGTCTCAGGTCATTGTGCTTGGTGAACCATTTGCCGATAAAAGTGCTGGCGCTTATTATGATTCCATCGATGAGATGCATGAAATCCTGCAGGGATCACTTGACAGGCTTGGGGATAAATATGAGCTTGTAATCATGGAAGGTGCCGGTGGGGCCGCAGAGATCAACCTTTATGATCGTGATATTGTGAATATAGGTTCAGCACGCCTCACAAATGCTCCTATAGTTCTTGTTGGTGACATTGAAAGAGGAGGTGTTTTTGCAAGTTTGTACGGTACAGTTGCATTGCTTCCTGAAGATGTCAAAAAGCAGGTTAAAGGCTTTATAATAAACAAGTTCCGTGGTGACGAAGCAATACTCCAACCCGGAATTGAAGAACTTGAAAAAATAACCGGCATTCCTGTATTAGGTGTTTTTCCATATTCCAAACTTGGCATTCCTTCAGAGGATTCAGTTTCCATCGATGACAAAACGGCAAGTTCTGAAAAACTCTATGACGTGGACATTGCTATTATAAGACTTCCTCGCATTTCCAATTTCACTGATTTTGAACCGCTGGAAAGGGTTGCAAACGTCAGGTATGTAGACCTTGATGAAAAGCTTGGAACTCCGGACGCAGTAATTATACCGGGTACCAAAAACACAATTAGCGATCTTTTGGATCTGCAGTCAAGCGGTATGTCAGCACAAATCAAAGCCCTTCATGGCAAAGCTCCAGTAATTGGAATCTGTGGAGGCTACCAGATGCTTGGTAATAATATCAAGGATGCTGGTATTGAAGGCGATAAAGATGCTGTCTATGAAGGATTAGGTCTGCTTGACATCGAGACGGTCTTTGGTGAATATCGTAAGACAACTGTGCAGGTAACAAAAGAAGTCAATTGTGGCAGTCCTCTCTTTGATTCAATTTGTGGTGAAGATGTCCACGGTTATGAAATCCATATGGGTGAATCAAGCTCCAGCTCTCCTCTATTTGGTGACGATGGCTGTATAGGTAGCGATGGTACTGTTATTGGGACTTATCTTCATGGTTTGTTTGCAAACAGGAATGTCAGAAAAGCATTCATATCCTATATCCTGAGCAAAAAAGGGCTTGAGTTTGAAGAGGAAGATATGGAATCAGATCCTTATGAGGATCTGGCTGATATACTGCGTACTCACCTTGATATGGAAAAAGTCTACGATCTCCTTTCTCTGGAGCCACGGTAA
- a CDS encoding helix-turn-helix transcriptional regulator, translating into MDVLKIYDDVQKDVQAIYRSRLQVQILLSLSAKGQSLSDLRDVTGSTSQALLPKIRVLEANKLIESIEHEYRLTPLGRIIASKVSDSVKTMGTVLKHKEFFYTHHLSGIPDELLKDIGLLYNSEVVSDTNVEIFNVYNNYLKMVKEAGEIYGVSAIMSSGHADSLAARILDGIPVELIVTADVLGELGQQVYAEQINSLLQNENFKIFVVQEQIKLGFTVTDKRLSIGLYKDDGITYDSTMDLFSFDDVAIQWGKRLFEYYRSRAEEFKGY; encoded by the coding sequence ATGGATGTTCTCAAAATATACGATGATGTACAGAAGGATGTACAGGCTATCTATAGATCGAGATTACAGGTTCAGATACTTCTTTCTCTTTCAGCAAAAGGTCAATCACTTAGCGATTTAAGGGATGTCACTGGCAGCACTTCTCAGGCATTACTTCCCAAAATCAGAGTTCTTGAAGCAAACAAATTAATTGAATCAATCGAACATGAATACAGGTTGACTCCACTTGGAAGAATTATTGCTTCTAAAGTCTCTGATTCTGTAAAAACGATGGGTACTGTACTTAAGCATAAAGAATTCTTTTATACTCATCATCTTTCCGGAATACCGGATGAACTTCTCAAAGACATCGGACTTCTCTATAATTCAGAGGTAGTCAGTGATACGAACGTAGAGATTTTCAATGTCTATAACAATTATTTAAAAATGGTGAAAGAAGCAGGGGAGATATATGGTGTTTCTGCAATCATGAGTAGTGGCCATGCAGATTCACTTGCTGCCAGAATACTTGATGGTATACCTGTAGAGTTAATTGTAACTGCTGATGTGTTGGGTGAACTTGGCCAGCAGGTCTATGCTGAACAGATAAACAGTTTGCTCCAAAATGAAAACTTCAAGATTTTTGTGGTGCAGGAACAAATAAAGCTTGGGTTTACAGTAACTGATAAACGCTTATCTATAGGTCTGTATAAGGATGATGGTATTACCTACGATTCGACCATGGATCTTTTTAGTTTTGATGATGTTGCCATCCAGTGGGGTAAAAGACTATTCGAATACTACCGCTCAAGAGCAGAAGAATTTAAAGGTTATTAA
- a CDS encoding response regulator transcription factor codes for MNEDNIILRVAWSLATLRIFSKTPDAGIMISEDKPLILVVDDEPDVVELLEIFLEDDYSTIGALNATEGLKKAKENNPDLIILDVMMPDLNGLEACKLLKNDNLTRTIPIMIFSALTDTSDKRNGMNAGANAYLTKPINPKELLNTVADLILKKSKHSTCMLNGKVIC; via the coding sequence ATGAATGAGGACAATATAATCCTGAGAGTTGCGTGGTCCCTTGCAACTCTCAGAATCTTTTCAAAAACGCCGGATGCAGGTATTATGATTTCAGAAGACAAGCCTTTGATATTGGTCGTAGACGATGAACCAGATGTCGTGGAATTGCTTGAAATATTCCTGGAAGATGATTATTCCACAATCGGAGCTCTGAATGCTACAGAGGGGTTGAAAAAAGCAAAGGAAAACAACCCTGATCTAATAATTCTTGATGTCATGATGCCAGATCTAAATGGTTTGGAAGCCTGCAAACTTCTTAAAAATGATAATTTAACCAGAACTATTCCAATTATGATATTTTCCGCACTTACTGATACGTCTGACAAGCGAAATGGAATGAATGCCGGGGCTAATGCATATCTTACAAAACCTATTAATCCAAAGGAACTTCTCAACACTGTTGCAGATCTAATTTTAAAAAAAAGTAAACATTCCACCTGCATGTTAAACGGAAAAGTTATCTGCTAA
- a CDS encoding UbiA family prenyltransferase: protein MAYISCVLQGLAITWEPLAIMFLVTYAVYNIDRKADEEEDSINHSERFMFTSKYSKFLFVSSVMAYLLAFVIAGFYGWEAVVVTSIPLVSGLLYSFAWLPKGFRYRRLKEIPSVKNLVIAFAWAFTPGLLPALIYDVQYSIGVLIALCYFFLLVFINTVVFDMRDIEGDSLSGIDTIPVLMGAEKTRMMLIALTIIFGVGMLFFGVSSLSIPALVVLVVGIFYALTYVLFSDRIGQTNAICDVMADGQFIILGCVLLAFTLTIGA, encoded by the coding sequence ATGGCGTATATATCATGTGTGCTACAGGGTCTGGCAATCACCTGGGAACCCCTTGCAATTATGTTCCTTGTAACCTATGCGGTTTATAATATTGACAGGAAAGCGGACGAAGAGGAAGATTCGATAAATCACTCTGAAAGATTCATGTTCACTTCGAAGTATTCCAAATTCCTTTTTGTTTCTTCCGTTATGGCCTATTTGCTTGCATTTGTAATTGCAGGGTTTTACGGTTGGGAGGCAGTTGTTGTAACTTCTATTCCCCTTGTAAGCGGTTTGCTTTACAGCTTCGCATGGCTTCCTAAAGGATTCAGATACAGAAGACTTAAGGAAATCCCTTCGGTTAAAAATCTTGTAATCGCCTTTGCATGGGCTTTCACACCCGGACTTCTTCCGGCATTGATTTATGATGTACAATACAGTATCGGTGTATTAATTGCTCTGTGCTATTTCTTCCTTTTAGTGTTTATCAACACTGTTGTTTTTGATATGAGGGATATTGAAGGTGATAGCCTCTCGGGTATAGATACAATTCCTGTCTTAATGGGTGCAGAAAAGACTCGCATGATGCTAATTGCATTAACAATAATTTTTGGTGTTGGAATGCTATTCTTCGGTGTTTCAAGTCTCAGCATCCCCGCATTAGTAGTTCTGGTTGTTGGAATCTTCTATGCTCTTACTTATGTGCTCTTTTCAGACCGGATTGGTCAGACAAATGCTATCTGTGATGTCATGGCCGATGGGCAATTTATAATACTTGGATGCGTTCTGCTTGCATTTACCTTAACCATTGGTGCATAA
- a CDS encoding ATP-binding protein, which yields MEIPKWKNVTLETKILLLIVLGISIVMIFTTSVITSTVTAQEENLAYSQSIETAKRYANHFNGDMQSYHAIGRTIANSMVEYESGDRDEVNAILKRLMIENPNLTGTYVAFEPDAFDGKDELYANTFGHDSTGRFIPYWTKIGGPLHLEPLLDYDTLDYYQIPKNTKSDVITEPYLYQEELIVSYVTPIIRNDEFIGIGGTDVSLNYIDEDINQIQIFDTGYAFVTSSSGIIMSHPSEKEWIGKKSLNDFGDPAIAAMAEDILNNVEGNIETLDPTTGKEVIMFYEPVKTGNLAFVLVVPKDEMLAGVQILRLQLMAISTLAVVLMSSIGFLIARSISKPITRIISDFDSISDESAAGNLSKRARTDVAVDFEKIPKRLNEILDKLQKADTSRERLEKVIQTSPVIVFEWEDKPGWPVKFVSENVTNIGYTKDDFLSGKINFADIMLPEDVAKAIETGGCLDEYEIKKKNGEKLWVAEHMTTIFDENGNVDYLQGVIVDISGQKKAEMALLEAKMIAESASRTKSEFLANMSHELRTPLNSIIGFSDLMLDGTFGKLTNKQSRYTGNISSSGKHLLSIINDILDLSKIEAGKMELHAGIFVLDNVLDELKNTIEPIAMKKGIEVSFTYPENDVSIYGDRLKIKQILYNLLSNAVKFTPNDGKVGVEVHQSSKNTIITVFDTGIGISKEDAKELFQPFKQLDSASSRKYQGTGLGLALVKKFVEMHGGKIWVESEPEKGSRFTFTIPIQGNE from the coding sequence GCACAGGAAGAAAATCTTGCATACAGTCAATCAATTGAGACGGCCAAACGTTACGCAAACCACTTTAACGGGGATATGCAAAGCTATCATGCAATCGGCCGGACAATTGCCAATTCCATGGTCGAATATGAATCCGGTGACAGGGATGAGGTCAACGCCATTCTAAAGCGCCTGATGATTGAAAATCCCAATTTAACAGGCACTTACGTTGCCTTTGAACCCGATGCTTTCGATGGAAAGGACGAGTTATATGCCAATACATTCGGGCATGATTCTACAGGCCGTTTTATTCCATACTGGACGAAAATTGGCGGCCCCCTGCATCTTGAGCCCTTGCTTGATTATGACACACTCGACTATTACCAGATACCAAAAAATACCAAATCCGATGTAATCACTGAACCATACCTGTATCAGGAAGAGTTGATAGTCAGTTATGTAACTCCCATCATCCGGAATGATGAGTTTATCGGGATAGGTGGAACTGATGTCTCACTGAATTACATTGATGAGGATATTAACCAAATACAAATTTTTGATACAGGTTATGCTTTTGTGACAAGTAGCTCAGGGATTATCATGTCCCATCCAAGTGAAAAAGAATGGATAGGGAAAAAGTCCCTCAATGATTTTGGTGATCCTGCAATCGCCGCAATGGCAGAGGACATTCTCAACAATGTGGAAGGAAATATAGAAACCTTGGATCCAACTACAGGCAAGGAAGTCATTATGTTTTATGAACCTGTCAAAACAGGGAATCTTGCCTTTGTCCTAGTAGTTCCAAAAGATGAAATGCTGGCCGGAGTGCAGATACTCAGGTTACAACTTATGGCAATTTCAACGCTTGCAGTGGTCCTCATGAGCAGCATCGGATTCCTGATAGCAAGATCTATAAGTAAACCCATAACCCGGATAATATCAGATTTTGACTCTATTTCAGATGAATCTGCAGCTGGAAATCTCTCCAAGAGAGCCAGAACTGATGTTGCTGTAGATTTTGAGAAAATACCAAAGAGGCTAAACGAGATTCTGGACAAATTACAAAAAGCGGATACCTCCAGGGAGAGGTTGGAAAAAGTCATACAAACCAGTCCAGTGATTGTTTTTGAATGGGAAGACAAGCCCGGATGGCCGGTTAAATTTGTCTCTGAAAATGTAACAAATATTGGATATACCAAAGACGATTTCCTGTCCGGGAAAATCAATTTTGCTGACATAATGCTTCCTGAAGATGTTGCAAAGGCTATTGAAACCGGCGGCTGTCTTGATGAATACGAGATCAAAAAGAAAAACGGTGAAAAACTATGGGTCGCCGAACACATGACAACAATATTTGATGAAAATGGGAATGTGGATTACCTGCAGGGAGTCATTGTTGATATTAGTGGACAAAAGAAAGCTGAAATGGCCTTGCTGGAGGCAAAAATGATTGCGGAATCGGCAAGCCGTACTAAATCCGAATTCCTTGCCAATATGAGTCATGAACTCCGAACACCACTTAATTCGATTATTGGATTTTCAGATCTCATGCTGGATGGAACTTTTGGTAAATTGACAAACAAGCAATCCCGCTACACAGGAAACATATCAAGCAGTGGGAAGCATTTACTGAGTATTATTAATGACATTCTTGATCTCTCAAAGATAGAAGCCGGGAAAATGGAGCTTCATGCAGGGATATTTGTTCTGGATAATGTATTGGATGAATTAAAGAATACAATTGAGCCTATTGCTATGAAAAAAGGCATTGAAGTTTCTTTTACCTACCCTGAAAATGATGTCAGTATATATGGTGACAGATTAAAAATTAAGCAAATTCTGTACAATCTGCTAAGTAATGCAGTTAAGTTCACCCCGAATGATGGAAAAGTAGGCGTTGAAGTCCATCAGTCATCCAAAAATACGATCATCACAGTTTTTGACACGGGTATCGGAATTAGTAAAGAAGATGCCAAAGAGTTATTCCAGCCTTTCAAACAACTGGATTCGGCATCTTCAAGAAAATATCAGGGAACCGGTCTTGGACTTGCGCTTGTCAAAAAATTCGTGGAAATGCATGGTGGTAAAATATGGGTGGAAAGCGAACCTGAAAAAGGAAGCAGGTTCACTTTCACAATTCCTATTCAGGGAAATGAGTGA